In Fastidiosipila sp., the genomic window GAACCGAGCGGGTTCTCTTGCCTCCCGTCGCGTCAATCAGGGAAAATCGTTCGCGCGCATCCTGAACCAGACGGCGGGCAGGCGCAGATTCGTAGGTCACAAGCGCAATCAGGCGCGCCCTGGCGATGTAGTTGCCATCTCCGATTGGAATCATTTCATAGGCCATGCGCCACCTCTATTCAATGTTCTGAACTTGTTCACGGATTTTTTCGAGCAAGGTTTTGGAGGCAACCACTACCTGGGTCAGTTCCAGGTCATTGGCTTTTGAGCCAATGGTATTAATTTCACGGAAAATCTCCTGGATCAAAAAATCAAGCTGACGGCCGACAGGAAGATCCGACTCGAGCGCCTGGCTCAGGGCATCCAGATGAGCATGCAGCCGGGTGACCTCCTCGTCGATGGAGGAGCGGTCGGCAAAGAGGGCTGTTTCGGCAAAGAGGCGTTGATCACTGTACCACTCGGGCCGCTGGTCCTCGAATAATTCCTCCGCCCGCTGGATCAGTTTCTCCCGGTAGATTTCCGGAATCAACGGGGCTCTCCGGGCCATGGATGCCACATGTTCCCGCAATTCATCCGTCTTGGCCAGCAGATCAAGGGCCAAGCGCCCTCCTTCAAGCGTACGGGCTCTGTTCAATTCATCGAGCGCGGCCTCCAGCGCCTCTTCAATCTGACCGGCAAGAAGCGCCTCATCTCCCCCGTTTTCATCAAGGGTCAGGATGCCGTCCAGGCCTGCCAGAATTTTCAGCTTATCGCCGGACTTTTCCCCGGTCAGGGCCTCAAGCTGGTCCAGGGCTCTCATGTAAGCCATGGCCAGCGGCTGATCGACCGCGACTTCGTATTCAGGCGATTCACCCGGCTCATCCGTCAGCCGGATCTCAACACGCCCGCGGTTCAGCTGCTTCTGTGAAATGGAACGGATGAGTGATTCATGGGCGGCATAGCGTGAAGGAAGGCGGATGGAAATATCCAGATAGCGGTGGTTGACCGAGCGGCACTCGATCCGGATGGAACACCCACCCCTCTTGGAGATCCCCTCCCCGTAACCGGTCATACTCCTGGGCATTTTATCCCTGCCTTTCAACAGCTGTGGCAAACCGTCCGTCCTCTCCCACCAGCAAAGGGCGGAAGCCGATTTGATCGGATGCAACCATTATATAACGGACGCCTTCGATCTGCGGCTGGCTGTCGTAAAAGGGAACGTCGTGATGGATGTGACCGAAAAGGCAGACATGGATACCTGCCTCTTTGAGGAGATCGCTGAAAGCGGAGCCGGTCCCCTGTTCAGAAATCGGCGGATAATGCATCAAGGCGACTCTGCCGGGCTCCCGGCCTTCCTCCTCCTGCAGCCGTTTCAGTGCCTGGATGGAGAGTTCCAGCCGGGCAAT contains:
- a CDS encoding YicC family protein, producing the protein MPRSMTGYGEGISKRGGCSIRIECRSVNHRYLDISIRLPSRYAAHESLIRSISQKQLNRGRVEIRLTDEPGESPEYEVAVDQPLAMAYMRALDQLEALTGEKSGDKLKILAGLDGILTLDENGGDEALLAGQIEEALEAALDELNRARTLEGGRLALDLLAKTDELREHVASMARRAPLIPEIYREKLIQRAEELFEDQRPEWYSDQRLFAETALFADRSSIDEEVTRLHAHLDALSQALESDLPVGRQLDFLIQEIFREINTIGSKANDLELTQVVVASKTLLEKIREQVQNIE
- a CDS encoding DUF370 domain-containing protein, with the protein product MAYEMIPIGDGNYIARARLIALVTYESAPARRLVQDARERFSLIDATGGKRTRSVLVMDSDHVVLSALETEALLPDGGKSLEECHDQV